TCGCGCTCGCCGTCGCGAAGGTCGTCGAGCGTGCGGGTGGTCGGTCCGGCGAGGAAGACGATGGCCTGCCCGGAGACGTCACGGATACCGGGCGCCTCGGACAGCATCTGCTGGTCCTGCTCGCTGGTGCAGCGCCTTCGCCTCATGCTTGACGTCTGCCCAACTGGTACGGCCACAGGGAAGCGGGACCGGGTCCTGCTACTCCTCGGCTACTACATGCGCGCCCGCGCATCTGAACTTTCCCCGCTGCGTATCGGCGACCTGGAGTTCGTGAGTGCGGTTCTCCTCGTTGCGACGAAGCGCGTAAGCAAGCATGACAAGTCGGACGAGGGGCGCGAGTACGAGATCGACGATCCATCCTGCCTGTCCGCCACCCGTGACTGGCTGGCCGAACTTGTCGAGGCGGGCCAGGCGGGGCGTCACCTACCGCTGCTCCGCACCGTGGACCAGTGGAGGAACCTCGGGCCCATCAGCCCAAAGGGGTGGGGCCTGACGCGACAGGCCGTGAACGTACTCGTCAAACAGATCGCCGCGAAGGCGGAGCTGGACATCGCTTCGGACGTCACTGCCCACGGGCTGCGCGCCGGCGTACCGACAGACCTGGGGGCGAACGGGGATTGGTCAAGCACGGAGATGGTGGAGAAGTACCGCAAGGACGGCCTGCGGCGGGCAGGGAAGAGGACGGACGACGGAACTCGCGCCCGCGCATTGAGCATGCTGCGCGTTCGAGCGACCGACGAGGAGAACCGTGACTGATCCCTGGGATGGCGTGCCCCTGGCCGACGCGGCGCAGGCCTCATTCCGGACTGGCGGTGGCAGTGCGGTCCCCTGGGGCCGTCCGATCGGCTGCCGCTGCTGGCCTCATGAACCAGCGTTCAGCCTTGCGCCCGCCCCGGATTGGGGCGGGCGCTCGTGCGGGAACGGTCGGCCTACTTGTAGAAGACGGCCACGCCGCCGTGGTGGGAGCAGGCGCCCTGGTGGTGTGCGGCGTAGGAGTAGGTGCCGTCGTTGCACAGGGCGGTAGCGCCGTTTCCGGCAGTGCTGGAGCCGCCGCTCCCGGATGACCCGCCGGATGTTCCGCTGGACGAACTGCCGCCGCTGTTGCTGGATCCGCTGCCTGCCGCGGGGGCAGCCTTAGC
This portion of the Streptomyces mirabilis genome encodes:
- a CDS encoding tyrosine-type recombinase/integrase gives rise to the protein MLDVCPTGTATGKRDRVLLLLGYYMRARASELSPLRIGDLEFVSAVLLVATKRVSKHDKSDEGREYEIDDPSCLSATRDWLAELVEAGQAGRHLPLLRTVDQWRNLGPISPKGWGLTRQAVNVLVKQIAAKAELDIASDVTAHGLRAGVPTDLGANGDWSSTEMVEKYRKDGLRRAGKRTDDGTRARALSMLRVRATDEENRD
- a CDS encoding DUF3761 domain-containing protein, which translates into the protein MCNDGTYSYAAHHQGACSHHGGVAVFYK